One segment of Carya illinoinensis cultivar Pawnee chromosome 1, C.illinoinensisPawnee_v1, whole genome shotgun sequence DNA contains the following:
- the LOC122303374 gene encoding probable xyloglucan endotransglucosylase/hydrolase protein 27, with protein sequence MADPALHPETQPLKQIAIDYTPEACSHCPESNTITLTFDHRGGARWRTTTRYLYGTFSALIQCPKGNTSGLNFNIYLSSLEGDKSQDEIDFEFLGKDRTIVQTNYYTTGTGNREGIHQLGFDCSDGFHEYVIKWGHKEIEWLIDGKSVRREEKRDGEGFPEKPMFLYASVWDASYIDEGRWTGKYVGCDAPYVCVYKDIRVPAETARECSSDS encoded by the coding sequence ATGGCTGACCCTGCTCTTCACCCGGAAACCCAGCCCCTCAAGCAAATCGCCATAGATTATACCCCAGAAGCCTGCTCCCATTGCCCCGAATCCAATACCATTACCCTCACCTTCGACCACCGCGGCGGTGCTAGGTGGCGCACCACCACGAGGTACCTCTACGGCACCTTCAGCGCCCTCATTCAGTGCCCCAAAGGTAACACCAGCGGTCTTAACTTCAACATTTACCTCTCCTCCCTTGAGGGTGACAAGTCACAGGACGAGATCGACTTCGAGTTCTTGGGGAAGGACAGGACAATTGTGCAAACTAACTATTACACTACCGGCACTGGCAACAGGGAGGGCATTCACCAATTGGGTTTTGACTGCTCTGATGGGTTCCACGAGTATGTGATCAAGTGGGGTCACAAAGAGATCGAGTGGCTCATTGATGGGAAGTCGGTGAGGAGGGAGGAGAAGAGGGACGGTGAGGGTTTTCCTGAGAAGCCCATGTTTTTGTATGCTTCCGTTTGGGATGCGAGCTATATTGATGAGGGGAGGTGGACAGGGAAGTACGTGGGGTGTGATGCACCCTATGTTTGCGTCTATAAGGATATTCGGGTGCCGGCTGAGACTGCACGAGAGTGCTCTTCTGATTCCTGA